Proteins found in one bacterium genomic segment:
- a CDS encoding glycosyltransferase family 4 protein, whose protein sequence is LRRCNPEIIQIHLSRDLLLVEAACSLAGLRPALILHKHIASAGNKKDSLHRMLYGRLDTVIAVSDFVKKSLLASCPVEPAKVRVLHFGLDPERFAAPGSLDPSERARVRCELGAESDDNVLAAVIGRLERRKGQDTFLRAATLALEQEPRLRFALAGQAEGDWGRELEALTRSLGLEERVTLAGHRSDMRAVLAALDILVVPSLEEAFGLSAVEGMLAGLPVVAARAGALPEFVIEGRSGALVPPADPPALAGALTRLAADPDSRRALGSRARAWALENLSLEKHLSALDRLYAECLGCHPRT, encoded by the coding sequence CTGCGGCGGTGCAACCCGGAAATAATCCAGATCCACCTCTCGCGCGACCTCCTGCTGGTCGAGGCGGCCTGCTCCCTGGCCGGGTTGCGCCCGGCGCTGATCCTGCACAAGCACATCGCCTCGGCCGGGAACAAGAAAGACAGTCTGCACCGCATGCTCTACGGGCGGCTGGACACGGTCATCGCGGTGTCGGATTTTGTAAAGAAAAGCCTCCTGGCCTCCTGTCCGGTCGAGCCGGCAAAGGTGCGGGTTCTGCATTTTGGCCTCGACCCGGAGCGGTTCGCCGCGCCGGGAAGCTTGGACCCGTCCGAACGCGCCCGGGTGCGGTGCGAGCTGGGGGCGGAGAGCGATGACAACGTGCTGGCCGCCGTGATAGGCCGCCTGGAGCGTCGCAAGGGCCAGGACACGTTCTTGCGCGCGGCGACGCTGGCCCTGGAGCAAGAACCTCGCCTGCGTTTCGCCCTGGCCGGACAGGCCGAGGGCGACTGGGGCCGCGAGCTGGAGGCCCTGACCCGCTCGCTCGGCCTTGAGGAGCGGGTGACACTGGCCGGGCACCGCAGCGACATGCGCGCAGTGCTGGCCGCGCTGGACATTCTGGTGGTGCCCTCCCTGGAGGAGGCGTTCGGCTTGAGCGCGGTGGAGGGCATGCTGGCCGGCCTTCCGGTGGTGGCCGCCCGGGCCGGGGCCCTGCCCGAGTTCGTGATCGAGGGCCGGAGCGGCGCTCTCGTGCCGCCCGCCGACCCGCCTGCCCTGGCCGGGGCCCTCACCCGCCTGGCCGCCGACCCGGACAGCCGACGCGCGCTGGGAAGTCGCGCCCGGGCCTGGGCTTTGGAAAACCTCTCGCTGGAAAAGCACCTGAGCGCCCTGGACCGCCTGTACGCCGAATGCCTGGGCTGTCACCCCCGAACCTGA